Proteins from a genomic interval of Sphingobacterium sp. SYP-B4668:
- a CDS encoding Fur family transcriptional regulator: MKATENTKKNAEQEVEFANLLRQNKLKVTQPRLRVLDIISSKTSAISQPDLEKIVGTEIDRVTLYRILANFEEKGILHKIFDLNGTATYAICSTRCSAHDHHDQHVHFICSVCNSIYCLDEISIPKINLPNNFKLHKVAVNAVGLCDKCYSAAE; the protein is encoded by the coding sequence ATGAAAGCGACTGAAAACACCAAAAAAAACGCGGAGCAAGAGGTGGAGTTCGCCAATCTATTACGGCAGAATAAGCTCAAAGTGACCCAGCCTCGGCTACGTGTTTTGGACATCATTTCAAGCAAGACATCAGCCATTTCCCAACCAGATTTAGAGAAGATTGTTGGGACAGAAATAGACCGTGTAACCCTCTATCGTATACTCGCCAATTTCGAAGAGAAGGGTATTCTTCACAAGATATTTGACCTTAACGGAACAGCCACTTATGCGATTTGTTCAACCCGTTGTTCGGCACATGACCACCATGATCAACACGTCCATTTTATCTGTTCGGTATGCAACAGCATCTATTGCCTTGATGAGATATCCATTCCCAAAATAAATTTACCGAACAATTTCAAGCTACACAAAGTCGCCGTTAATGCAGTAGGCTTATGTGACAAGTGCTACTCAGCAGCAGAATAA
- a CDS encoding malate dehydrogenase gives MKITVVGAGAVGATTADNLVRRSVAEEIILLDIKEGFAEGKAQDISQTAALLGFDAKIKGVTNDYEQTAGSTVAVITSGIPRKPGMTREELIGTNANIVKSVVENLVKYSPDIIIVIVSNPMDTMTYLALKASGLPKHRIIGMGGTLDSARFKYQLSQKLNASPADLNAIVIGGHGDTTMIPLIGHATWNSIPVSQFLTPEEQEDIVQKTMVGGATLTALIGTSAWYAPGAATAAVVESIVRDQNKLFTASVYLEGEFGQQDINLGVPVIINKNGWQHIVPMELTSVEQEKLNASATAVRNMNNVLKEIKVL, from the coding sequence ATGAAGATAACAGTCGTAGGTGCTGGAGCCGTAGGTGCTACTACAGCAGATAATCTGGTCAGAAGAAGCGTTGCTGAAGAAATTATATTGCTGGATATCAAAGAGGGTTTTGCTGAAGGCAAGGCTCAGGATATTTCCCAAACAGCTGCGCTTTTGGGCTTTGACGCCAAGATTAAAGGCGTGACCAACGATTATGAGCAGACCGCCGGCTCTACCGTTGCGGTAATCACGTCTGGTATACCGCGTAAACCTGGGATGACCCGCGAAGAATTGATTGGTACAAATGCCAACATCGTCAAATCAGTCGTCGAAAACTTGGTTAAATATTCACCTGACATTATTATCGTCATTGTATCCAACCCTATGGACACCATGACCTATCTTGCATTGAAAGCCAGTGGCCTTCCCAAACACAGGATTATCGGAATGGGCGGCACTTTGGATTCGGCAAGATTTAAATATCAATTAAGTCAAAAATTAAATGCTTCTCCGGCTGACCTCAATGCTATCGTCATTGGTGGCCATGGGGATACCACAATGATTCCATTAATTGGGCATGCCACTTGGAATAGCATACCTGTATCCCAGTTTTTGACACCTGAAGAACAAGAGGATATTGTCCAGAAAACCATGGTCGGTGGGGCTACATTGACGGCATTGATTGGCACATCCGCGTGGTATGCACCTGGTGCTGCCACAGCAGCAGTGGTGGAAAGCATTGTCCGAGATCAAAACAAGCTCTTTACGGCTTCCGTTTATTTAGAAGGCGAATTTGGTCAGCAAGATATTAACCTAGGCGTTCCTGTCATCATCAATAAAAACGGATGGCAACATATTGTTCCCATGGAGTTGACAAGCGTAGAGCAAGAAAAATTGAATGCTAGCGCAACTGCGGTACGCAATATGAACAACGTTCTCAAAGAAATCAAAGTACTTTAG
- the tamL gene encoding translocation and assembly module lipoprotein TamL: MKTNNLQTALWSALLLITISGCSTKKHLPEGESLYDNGEVIINSDTIPAEYKKIMSTKLEELLMPKPNKKLLGMRIKSGLYYMGGGDSTSNNLVRNWIKKLGSKPVLLSDVNREYNENLVRNRLENFGFFNAEVTSDTTIANKEATVTYTATPHLIYKIKSVKFDIDSTTQIGKDIMATRDQSLLQVGKNYNLDIILNERDRIDNDLKNKGYYYFNPEHILVEVDSSIGDHKVNMYVILKPETPQQAKNPQQIGDIYIYPNYQLGNEGYQQTKPRNAELFRDNYYVIDRKNTFRKPVITNHVFFKRGDKYNRHDHNLTINHLVNLNSFKFVKNNFVPSPDSANTLDVYYYLTPLPKKSLRLELLGKMASVYNGSEANVTWTMRNAFKGAEQLSLNVFGGYETQTGGSVNLNSSYYRYGAELTLSFPRILSPFKWSGTRKYIPKTYFKAGYEFLNRKSAYRLNSISFDYGYAWKETDEKQHDLSVLEIAYVQPKNISAEYQAQMDTVPALRHIVDPQFSFGPVYNYTYTNTMNAALKNTFYFKGGLDLSGNVLGLIQGANYAEGKRHKIFNAFYSQYVKIQADARHYLKLTETSQLASRIGIGWSHSYGNSNSLPYLKQYYVGGPNSLRAFRARGIGPGSNKPQNIGQDNFFADQTGDLKLELNTEYRAKLASIVHWAAFIDAGNVWLQNEDPDKPGAKFSKNFINELAVGGGAGLRFDFTFLILRTDFAIPFRVPYLPKGERWVFKDIDFGSKTWRKNNLMFNLAIGYPF, translated from the coding sequence ATGAAAACCAATAACCTACAAACGGCACTCTGGTCTGCTCTTCTTTTGATTACCATATCCGGATGTAGCACAAAGAAGCATCTACCCGAGGGCGAATCGCTCTACGACAACGGCGAAGTAATCATCAATTCGGATACTATTCCAGCGGAATATAAGAAAATCATGTCCACCAAATTGGAAGAGCTTTTGATGCCCAAACCCAATAAAAAACTATTGGGCATGCGCATCAAAAGCGGCTTATATTATATGGGGGGAGGTGACTCCACGAGCAATAACCTTGTCCGTAACTGGATTAAAAAATTAGGGTCAAAACCTGTTCTTCTTAGTGATGTCAATCGAGAATACAACGAAAACCTCGTACGGAATCGTCTTGAAAACTTTGGCTTTTTCAATGCCGAAGTCACTTCAGATACGACTATTGCCAATAAAGAAGCTACAGTTACCTATACAGCTACCCCGCATTTGATTTATAAAATCAAGTCCGTCAAATTTGACATTGACAGCACGACACAGATTGGAAAAGACATTATGGCGACTAGGGACCAATCGTTACTTCAGGTTGGCAAGAATTACAATTTGGATATTATTCTCAACGAACGAGATCGAATTGATAATGATCTCAAGAACAAAGGCTATTATTATTTCAATCCCGAACATATATTAGTAGAGGTTGACAGCTCCATTGGTGACCACAAAGTCAATATGTACGTCATTTTAAAGCCCGAAACTCCTCAACAGGCCAAAAACCCTCAACAGATTGGCGATATTTATATATACCCCAATTATCAATTGGGAAACGAAGGCTACCAGCAAACCAAACCCCGTAACGCGGAGCTATTTCGTGACAATTATTATGTAATAGATCGCAAGAATACGTTCCGCAAGCCCGTTATCACCAATCATGTTTTCTTCAAACGTGGAGACAAGTATAATCGTCACGATCACAATCTAACGATTAACCATTTGGTCAACTTAAATAGTTTCAAATTTGTCAAAAACAATTTCGTCCCCTCACCAGACTCTGCTAATACCCTTGACGTTTATTACTACCTTACTCCCCTTCCCAAGAAATCGCTAAGATTGGAATTGCTCGGAAAGATGGCCTCTGTATACAATGGTTCAGAGGCGAATGTCACTTGGACAATGCGTAATGCCTTCAAAGGCGCTGAACAATTGTCGCTTAATGTATTTGGAGGATATGAGACCCAAACTGGGGGAAGTGTCAATCTTAATTCGAGTTACTACCGTTACGGTGCCGAGCTTACTCTCTCTTTTCCTCGAATTTTGAGTCCCTTTAAATGGTCGGGAACACGCAAATATATACCCAAAACTTACTTTAAGGCCGGTTACGAGTTCTTGAACCGTAAGTCTGCATATAGATTAAACTCCATTAGTTTTGATTATGGATACGCTTGGAAAGAGACAGACGAAAAACAACACGACCTCAGCGTATTGGAGATAGCCTATGTCCAACCCAAAAACATCTCTGCAGAATATCAAGCCCAAATGGATACCGTCCCGGCCTTACGGCATATTGTAGACCCACAGTTTTCATTCGGTCCGGTCTACAATTACACATATACCAACACCATGAATGCTGCCTTGAAAAACACCTTCTATTTCAAAGGAGGCCTGGACTTATCAGGAAATGTACTTGGACTGATACAGGGTGCTAATTATGCAGAGGGAAAACGTCACAAGATTTTCAATGCCTTCTACTCACAGTATGTCAAGATACAGGCCGACGCCCGACACTACCTTAAGTTGACCGAAACATCCCAACTTGCTTCTCGCATTGGCATCGGGTGGAGTCACTCCTATGGCAACTCCAACTCTCTACCATATTTGAAACAATATTATGTCGGGGGCCCAAATAGCTTAAGAGCCTTTCGAGCTAGAGGTATTGGCCCTGGTAGTAACAAGCCACAAAATATAGGACAAGACAACTTTTTTGCCGATCAGACAGGTGACTTAAAATTGGAGCTCAACACAGAATATCGCGCAAAACTAGCTAGCATTGTCCATTGGGCGGCTTTTATTGACGCTGGAAACGTCTGGCTTCAAAATGAAGACCCGGACAAACCAGGTGCAAAATTTTCTAAAAATTTCATCAATGAGCTTGCCGTAGGTGGAGGTGCTGGTTTACGTTTCGACTTTACGTTCTTAATCCTTCGAACTGACTTTGCCATTCCGTTCCGCGTTCCCTATCTCCCAAAAGGAGAGCGGTGGGTTTTTAAGGATATCGATTTTGGAAGTAAGACTTGGAGAAAGAACAACTTAATGTTCAACCTAGCAATCGGTTATCCATTCTAA
- a CDS encoding MFS transporter, with the protein MQLFRSLQYPNFRLHVFGQSISLLGTWMQRVAISWLVYRLTDSVFILGLVTFISLSPSLFFSPFIGSFVDKHKKYKLVFLTQIGLMMQAGLLTLLVYMKWESVLWLSILGFLQGVINAYDVLGRQSLMVLLVDQKKDLPNAIALNSSVFNAARMVGPAIGGFLLSEYGELVCFGLNFLSFIPVIGMLLLMKVEEKEVVSVKESTWRGLVEGFNYLRHSPHISSLIILLSLSSAFVIPYTSLLPAIAKDMFSGDADTFSWFESAAGLGAMLGAFNMARLKSGANLRYGVLFSAFAMGVGLVFLAGSKMLIFALLYTMVISFAMMVQNSSINTYIQTHAIPAYRARAISYYVMAFQGVFPLGSLLVGAIAEYIGLRHTLYVMGGAGIMVSIAYYTYLRLHIHRRLFKFNFYERDGSEA; encoded by the coding sequence ATGCAGCTCTTTAGGTCACTTCAATATCCCAACTTCAGATTACACGTATTCGGTCAGTCCATATCCCTACTAGGCACTTGGATGCAACGTGTGGCGATAAGTTGGTTGGTCTATAGGCTTACAGATTCTGTTTTCATACTGGGGTTGGTCACATTCATATCCTTGTCTCCGTCCTTGTTCTTCTCGCCATTTATCGGAAGTTTTGTTGATAAACACAAGAAATACAAGCTTGTGTTCCTTACCCAGATTGGATTGATGATGCAGGCGGGCTTACTCACATTACTGGTATATATGAAATGGGAATCTGTCTTGTGGTTGAGTATTTTGGGCTTTTTGCAAGGGGTGATCAACGCATATGATGTCTTGGGGAGACAATCATTAATGGTGTTGTTGGTCGATCAGAAAAAAGATCTGCCAAATGCAATTGCGCTTAACTCTTCTGTTTTCAATGCAGCTAGAATGGTGGGACCTGCTATAGGTGGTTTTTTGCTTAGCGAATACGGAGAATTGGTATGTTTTGGTCTTAATTTTTTGAGTTTTATCCCTGTCATCGGAATGCTTCTATTAATGAAAGTCGAGGAAAAAGAGGTGGTGAGCGTTAAGGAAAGTACGTGGAGAGGATTGGTGGAAGGATTTAATTATTTACGGCATTCGCCTCATATATCATCCCTCATCATCCTGCTGTCGCTTTCCAGCGCGTTTGTAATACCGTATACGTCACTTCTTCCCGCTATTGCAAAGGATATGTTTTCGGGTGATGCGGATACTTTTTCTTGGTTTGAAAGTGCCGCTGGACTAGGGGCAATGTTAGGAGCATTCAATATGGCAAGGCTCAAATCGGGAGCCAACTTACGCTATGGCGTGCTTTTCTCTGCTTTTGCAATGGGGGTGGGGCTTGTATTCTTGGCCGGGTCCAAGATGCTCATCTTCGCCCTGCTATACACGATGGTTATTTCTTTTGCGATGATGGTGCAAAATTCGAGTATCAATACCTACATCCAGACGCATGCAATACCTGCTTATCGTGCCCGCGCAATCAGCTACTATGTAATGGCTTTCCAAGGTGTATTTCCGCTAGGGAGCCTTTTGGTAGGTGCAATAGCCGAGTATATCGGATTAAGGCATACGCTATATGTTATGGGAGGTGCAGGTATAATGGTATCCATTGCCTATTACACATATCTTCGTTTGCATATACACCGCAGGTTATTCAAGTTTAACTTCTACGAACGGGACGGCTCCGAAGCTTAA
- a CDS encoding retropepsin-like aspartic protease produces MTIIPFTLLNLQGDGYHIIIDVEIFDTPFKMVLDTGASKTVLDKTTVMASGLAEHDLQSTNILSTGLGTNSMESFTLHLPKIKIQDWQTKKIDVAVLDLSAINYAYGQMELPLVIGVLGGDILTRYGAVIDYNKCTIKLRSRPVRRS; encoded by the coding sequence ATGACCATTATCCCTTTCACGCTATTGAATCTTCAAGGCGATGGCTATCATATTATTATTGATGTCGAGATATTTGACACTCCCTTTAAAATGGTCCTCGATACCGGGGCCTCAAAAACAGTTCTAGACAAGACCACCGTCATGGCATCAGGACTTGCCGAACACGACCTTCAAAGCACCAACATCCTATCTACAGGGTTGGGCACTAATTCTATGGAAAGCTTTACCCTGCACCTGCCGAAAATCAAGATACAAGATTGGCAAACCAAAAAGATAGATGTCGCTGTACTTGATCTGAGCGCAATTAACTACGCCTATGGTCAAATGGAGTTGCCGTTAGTAATTGGGGTATTGGGTGGCGATATTCTGACTCGGTATGGAGCAGTGATTGACTACAACAAATGTACGATTAAGCTTCGGAGCCGTCCCGTTCGTAGAAGTTAA
- the fsa gene encoding fructose-6-phosphate aldolase: protein MKFFIDTANLDQIKEAQDLGVLDGVTTNPSLMAKEGISGEENVINHYKAICAIVDGDVSAEVISTDFETMIKEGEALAALDNKIVVKVPMIKDGIKAIKYFSKKGIKTNCTLVFSAGQALLAAKAGATYVSPFIGRLDDISTDGLALIEDIRLIYDNYGFKTQILAASVRHSAHILGCAKIGADVMTGPLSAIVSLLKHPLTDSGLAQFLADHAKAAGK from the coding sequence ATGAAATTTTTTATTGACACCGCTAATCTCGATCAAATTAAAGAAGCACAGGACCTAGGCGTATTGGATGGTGTGACTACAAATCCAAGTTTGATGGCAAAAGAAGGCATCAGTGGGGAAGAAAACGTCATCAACCACTACAAAGCTATCTGTGCTATCGTAGATGGAGATGTGAGTGCAGAGGTCATTTCGACGGATTTTGAGACTATGATCAAAGAAGGTGAGGCACTTGCTGCCCTTGACAATAAGATTGTCGTAAAAGTCCCTATGATCAAAGACGGCATCAAAGCAATCAAATATTTCAGCAAAAAAGGAATAAAAACAAACTGTACATTGGTATTTTCGGCAGGTCAAGCGCTCCTAGCTGCTAAAGCTGGCGCTACCTACGTATCTCCTTTCATTGGACGTTTAGATGACATTTCGACAGATGGCCTGGCCCTTATCGAAGACATCAGATTAATCTATGACAACTACGGTTTCAAGACTCAAATCTTGGCTGCTTCGGTACGCCACAGCGCGCACATCTTAGGATGTGCTAAGATTGGTGCCGATGTCATGACAGGTCCATTATCAGCTATTGTTTCCCTACTTAAACACCCATTGACGGACAGTGGACTGGCTCAATTTTTGGCTGATCACGCCAAAGCAGCCGGCAAATAA